TCCTGCGCGGCGTCGCCGCCCACAATGCCGAGGGCCGCGGCCGCGTCCATGCCCCGCATTCCCTTCGACTTCGGCACGACAACGCCCTTTACGTTCTTGATGATATTTCCGCTGCACCGCACCAGACAGTGCTCCGGCATCCGGCCGAGCGTTTCCCGGGCCTTGGCGCCGGCAAAGGCGATGGCGATTGGCTCGGTGCAGCCCAGCGCGACAATCAGCTCACTTTTCAGAATGGCAAGGTGATTTTGATACAGTTTCTGATCCATAGGTGTTCCTCCTTTCCAGTGATGTACGGGTCACTGCTGGCACAAACAGCAGGCCACGTAATGCTCGCCGCCCAAATTTCTCAACTCCGGCACGCCCTCGGCGCAGCGGCCGCAGGCATAGGGGCAGCGGGGGGCAAAGCGGCACGATTGCGGCGGGTCAATCGGGGAAGAAATTTCGCCCGTCAGCGGCTGCACCTCGGTGCGCCTTTTCAGGCTCGGCACCGGGATGGCCGCCAGCAGCGCCTTGGTGTAGGGGTGCTGCGGGTGCTCGAACAGCTCGACCGCGGGTGCCTTTTCCACCACCTGCCCCAGATACATCACTGCGATTTCGTCCGCCAGGTGGTTGACGACCGAAAGGTTATGGGTAATAAAAATATACGTCAGGTGCATCTGTTCCTGTAAATCCTGCATCAGGTTCAGAATCTGCGCCTGAATGGAAACGTCCAGAGCCGAAACCGGCTCGTCACAGACGATGAAGCTGGGCTGCAGAACAAGAGCGCGGGCAATTCCCACACGCTGCCGCCGTCCGCCGTCGAGTTCATGGGGATAGCTGTTGACCAGGCGCTCCGCCAGGCCGACGGTTTCCATGATGCGCTCCACCTGTCCCTCGCAGTCTGCCGAGCCGGAACAGAGCTTGTGCAGCCGGAGCGGCTCCGCGATGATGTCGCTGATCGTCATGCGCGGATTCAGCGAGGAGTAAGGGTCCTGAAAGATGATCTGCATTTTCTGGCGCATCTTACGCATTTCGTCTTTGCTCAGCCCCAGTATGTCGCGGCCCTCAAAGAGCACCTCGCCCGCGGTGGGCTCAAGCAGCCGCAGAATCGCGCGCCCGGTGGTGGATTTTCCGCAGCCGCTTTCGCCCACAACGCCGAGCGTTTTGCCGCGTTGAATGCTGAAGGATACGTCGTCCACCGCATGCAGCATGCCCTTTGGAGTTTTAAAGTATTTCTTCAGGTTACGCACCTCAAGAATCGGACGTTCTTCTGCCATGCTTTATTCCTCCTTCTGGCGCAGAATGCAGTAAACATAATGCGTGTCGCTCAGCTGTGTTTTGGCGGGCAGGGCCTTGCTGCACTCCTCCACCGCGTAGCTGCAGCGAGGAGCAAAGGGACACCCGGGCGGCAGATCGGTCGGGTCGGGCATCAGGCCGGGGATCGGGATCAAACGGTGCGCACGGGCGTCAATGTTCGGAATGGAGTGGAACAATCCCTCCGTATATGGGTGCGCTGTGTGCTCATAAATATCCTCCAGCGTGCCGTGCTCCACCACCCGGCCGGCATAGACCACAGAAACCTCGTCGCAGACCTCGGCCACAATGCCCAGATCGTGCGTGATCATCAGCATCGACATGTCGTACTTGGCTTTCAGCTCCTTCATCAGCTTCAAAACCTGGGCCTGAATGGTCACATCCAGCGCCGTGGTGGGCTCATCGGCAATCAACAGCTTCGGGTTGCACGCCAGCGCCATGGCGATGACGACGCGCTGCTTCATCCCGCCGGAAAACTGGTGGGGATAGTCGCGCCCGCGGGAAGCGGGGATGCCGACCAGCTCAAGCATTTCGCCCGCCTTTTTCGCGGCCTCCTGCCGGCTGATGTGCTCATGAAGAATATAAACTTCCGCGATCTGTTCGCCTACGGGCAGCACCGGGTTCAGGCTGGTCATCGGGTCCTGAAAGATCATGCTGACAAGGCTGCCGCGCATTTTCTCCAGCTGGTGTTTGCTTGCGGACAGAATATCCTCGCCGTCGAGCGTGATGCTCCCGTTTGTGATAATGCCGGGCGGGTCCGGAATCAGGCGCAGGATGGAGAGTGCGGTGGTCGTTTTGCCGGCGCCGGTTTCACCAACCAGGCCGAGCGTTTTGCCGCGTTCAATCTGAAGGCTCATCTCGTTTACCGCCTTCACAACGCCGTCGTCGGTGCGGAACTCAACGCTCAGATTCTGAATATCCAGTAATGTGTTGTTATTGTTCATGACAATACCTCTTTAACGTTTGAGCTTCGGATCCAGTGCGTCGCGCAGGCCGTCACCTAGAAGGTTCAGCGCCAGGATCGTGATCATAATTAGCAGGCCGGGGATAATGACAATATGGGGCGCGTCGCGGATATAGGCACGTCCGCTGGCCAGCATGGCGCCCCATTCGGGGGCGGGCGCCTGAATGCCGAGGGAAATAAAGCTCAGCGAAGCGGTGGAGAGAATCGCGGTCGCCACGCGCAGTGTTGCCTGAACAATGATGGGGGAAAGACAGTTCGGCATAATGTGGCGGAGAATGATGTGGTTGTTTTTCGCGCCGATGGCTCTCGC
Above is a window of Faecalispora anaeroviscerum DNA encoding:
- a CDS encoding ABC transporter ATP-binding protein, whose translation is MAEERPILEVRNLKKYFKTPKGMLHAVDDVSFSIQRGKTLGVVGESGCGKSTTGRAILRLLEPTAGEVLFEGRDILGLSKDEMRKMRQKMQIIFQDPYSSLNPRMTISDIIAEPLRLHKLCSGSADCEGQVERIMETVGLAERLVNSYPHELDGGRRQRVGIARALVLQPSFIVCDEPVSALDVSIQAQILNLMQDLQEQMHLTYIFITHNLSVVNHLADEIAVMYLGQVVEKAPAVELFEHPQHPYTKALLAAIPVPSLKRRTEVQPLTGEISSPIDPPQSCRFAPRCPYACGRCAEGVPELRNLGGEHYVACCLCQQ
- a CDS encoding ABC transporter ATP-binding protein, with the translated sequence MNNNNTLLDIQNLSVEFRTDDGVVKAVNEMSLQIERGKTLGLVGETGAGKTTTALSILRLIPDPPGIITNGSITLDGEDILSASKHQLEKMRGSLVSMIFQDPMTSLNPVLPVGEQIAEVYILHEHISRQEAAKKAGEMLELVGIPASRGRDYPHQFSGGMKQRVVIAMALACNPKLLIADEPTTALDVTIQAQVLKLMKELKAKYDMSMLMITHDLGIVAEVCDEVSVVYAGRVVEHGTLEDIYEHTAHPYTEGLFHSIPNIDARAHRLIPIPGLMPDPTDLPPGCPFAPRCSYAVEECSKALPAKTQLSDTHYVYCILRQKEE